The Saprospiraceae bacterium region CAAGACATCCTTAAGAAAGTCAGGCAACTCGAGATCAAAACCAAAGGTTTGAGCCAGCATTTATTTTCTGGTGCTTACCACAGCCACTTCAAAGGAAGGGGAATGTCATTTTCAGAAGTAAGAGAATATTCTCCAGGGGATGACATCCGGCATATCGACTGGAACGTTACTGCAAGAACCGGACAAACACAGGTGAAAGTTTTTGAAGAGGAAAGAGAGTTGACTTTGATGTTGCTCATCGATATCAGCAAATCGATGCAATTTGGATCGAAGGATAAAGAAAAATACCTGTGGGCAGCAGAAATTGCTGCTGTGCTTGCCTTTGCAGCCAGTCAAAATCAGGATAAAGTAGGTTTGATATTATTCAGCGACCGAATCCACCTTTACATTCCTCCGAAAAAAGGCAGACGACATATATTGAGAATCATCCGCGAACTCCTGGTTCAACGATCGGAGTCGGGCGCAACCAATTATCATTTTCCCCTTCAGTATCTGAATCGCGTACAAAATAAAAGATGCATCAGTTTTCTGATGACAGATTTTCAGAATGATTTACCTGAAAATACTATTAAGATTGTATCCCGAAGACACGATCTCATTGGCTTGTTGCTGCGAGATCCTTTGGAAAAAGCAATGCCGGCATCCGGATTGTTTCAGTTCAGAGATTTGGAAACCGATGAAGAGGTTTTGCTCGATACTACAGATCTGAAATGGCAAAAAAAATATCGCGAACAACAAAACGCTCACCTCTCCCGCATCAGACAGATATTATTGAAATCGAAAGCTTCGTATCTCGAATTGCAACCCGATGAAACTTATATCAAAACGCTTTTAAATTTTTTCAAAAAGAGAAGTTGATTTGAAATTAAAATCATTTTATATCGGAATTCTGGCCTTGCTTTATTCAGCATCTGTTGCCCATACACAAGGAATGGCAGATTACCAGATGAAACTGGATTCCACGGACATGCTG contains the following coding sequences:
- a CDS encoding DUF58 domain-containing protein is translated as MLTQDILKKVRQLEIKTKGLSQHLFSGAYHSHFKGRGMSFSEVREYSPGDDIRHIDWNVTARTGQTQVKVFEEERELTLMLLIDISKSMQFGSKDKEKYLWAAEIAAVLAFAASQNQDKVGLILFSDRIHLYIPPKKGRRHILRIIRELLVQRSESGATNYHFPLQYLNRVQNKRCISFLMTDFQNDLPENTIKIVSRRHDLIGLLLRDPLEKAMPASGLFQFRDLETDEEVLLDTTDLKWQKKYREQQNAHLSRIRQILLKSKASYLELQPDETYIKTLLNFFKKRS